In a single window of the Gossypium hirsutum isolate 1008001.06 chromosome A13, Gossypium_hirsutum_v2.1, whole genome shotgun sequence genome:
- the LOC107912950 gene encoding protein METHYLENE BLUE SENSITIVITY 1, translated as MTGKAKPKKHTAKEIAAKIDAATTNRGGGKAGLADRSGVEKGGHAKFECPHCKTTAPDLKTMQIHHDAKHPKLPFEESKLVNLHSTHGADSSKPRPGVRGSLKK; from the coding sequence ATGACAGGCAAAGCCAAGCCCAAGAAGCACACTGCCAAGGAAATCGCAGCCAAGATCGATGCCGCCACTACCAACCGAGGTGGTGGCAAGGCTGGATTAGCTGACCGTTCTGGGGTGGAGAAGGGTGGACATGCCAAGTTCGAGTGTCCTCACTGCAAAACAACTGCTCCAGATTTGAAGACGATGCAGATTCATCATGATGCCAAGCATCCCAAGCTTCCTTTTGAAGAATCAAAGCTTGTGAATCTTCATTCTACTCATGGTGCTGATTCTTCCAAGCCTCGTCCCGGTGTTAGGGGTAGTTTAAAAAAgtga